The DNA segment ATGTAAGACTCCTTGGTTTTACAGGCGAGGCTGAATCATTCGGATTTTCAGTCCACGCCTGTCAGTCGAACTTCCCTATTAGCCGCGGAGCAGCGTCAGAACCTGGTTCGGCAGCGCATTCGCCTGAGCCAGCATGGCGATGCCTGCCTGCTGCAGAATCTGGGCGCGGGTCAGGTTGGCCGTTTCCATCGCGAAGTCGGCATCCTGAATCCGGCTGCGGGACGCGGCGAGGTTCTCCGACGTCGTCTGCAGCGAGGTTACCGTGGTTTCGAACCGGTTCTGCAGTGCGCCGTAACGGGCACGCTGGCTACCTACGTTGGCCAGGGCGCCGTCGATGATGGCGATACTGCGGTTGGCCGCATCCTTGCTGGATACGTCGGCGTACTGGACGGTCTGCTGCTGGGCGGAAGCCGTGGCCGCGCTGAAGAACTCATCGACGGTCGCACCGCTGACGTTGAAGGACTTGTCCGAGTCGAGCGAAAGCTCACCGACCACGACGTTGGTTGCAGCGGCATTCGCTGCCGTGACCACGGCGGCGGTGATACCACCGTTGTTGGCCCCGGTGAAGGCGGTCAGCGTATAGGCTGCGCTGGTGTTCACCAGGGTGCTGACGGTCATGTTGTTGCCCGAAGCGTTGGTCAGCACCAGGGACGTACCCAGGTCATCGACCCGTGCCGTGACGCCGGTGGTGGCCGACTTGTCGTTGAAGGCATTCACTGCGGCGCTGAGGCCGTCGGCATTGATCGTGGCGCCGGTAGTGAAGGCGATCGTCACGGCCGAGGCGTTGTCGGACGTCATCTGGAAGGAATAGGAAGACGCTGCCGTCAGCGTGCCCATCTTGATTTCAGTGACGGCATTTGCGGTTACGCCGGTCTGGCCCGTCTTGGCGTTGACCAGTGCGGCGACGTCTCTGGCGGAAGCCGATGCACCGTAGGTGACGTCAGCACTGCCCAGCGCGCCGTTGATGGTGAAGGTATCGCCGGCAAGGCGGGTTGCCGCCGCTACCGTGGAAGTGATGGTGTTTGCCGTGCTGCCGGCGACCAGCGCGCCGCGGGTGGGTTCCGGATTGCTCGCAAGCACAGCCTGCGCGCCCATGCGGTAGCTGCCATAGTTGTTGGTGCGGAAGTTGGCGCTGGTGGCGGTGATGGTCTGGTTGGCGTTGGCGCCGACCTGGAACTGGGCGTAGGTGAAGGTTCCGTCCAGCAGGTTGCGGCCGTTGAACTGGGTGGTCTGGGCAATCCGATCGAGTTCGGACGACAGGTTTGCGACTTCGCCCTGGAGGGCGGCGCGGTCGGAGGCCGAATTGGTTTCGTTGGCGGACTGTACTGCCAGTTCGCGCATGCGCTGCAGGATGTCTTGGGAGCCGGAGAGCGCGCCTTCAGCCGTTTGGGCCAGCGAAATTCCGTCATTGGCGTTGCGGCGGGCCTGATCAAGACCGCGAATCTGCGATGTGAAGCGGCTGGCAATCGCGAGGCCGGCGGCGTCGTCCTTGGCGCTGTTGATGCGCAGACCCGAAGACAAGCGCTGCAGCGAGGTCGACAGGCTGGTTTGCGACGTGTTGAGATTGCGCTGGGCATTCAGCGATTGGATGTTGGTGTTGATTACCTGTGCCATTTTGCTTCTCCTTTCAGAGGGTTAGACTGATCGGAAGCGCCTGAATCGCTGTCTCCGACAGATTTCTTGGGCGGCGTTGTACCGCCGACAAGTTCATTATCGGAGTGCGAAATGAAAACTTTAGGGCATTGGCGAAATACCCAAAAAGAAGCGGCTCCTTATGGGAGCCGCGATGGTTTGCTGCTGGATACGCCGTTTGTTGTCAGCGTTGCAGCAGCGAAAGTACCTGATTAGGCAGGGCATTTGCCTGAGCCAGCATGGCGGTACCGGCTTGCTGCAGGATCTGGTTGCGGGTCAGCACCGCGGTTTCCGCGGCAAAGTCGGCGTCGCGGATGCGCGAGCGCGAGGCGCTGAGATTCTCCGAGGTGGTTTGCAGATTGACGATGGTCGACTCGAACCGGGATTGCAGGGCGCCATAGCGCGCGCGCTGGCTGTTGATGGCGGCCAGTGCCGAATCCGCCATGGCGATGGTGCGACCCGCCGCATAGGTGGTGCTGATGTCGGCCTTGGCGACTTCCTGCAGGGCGGACGCCGATACGGTTGCGGCCGTCATGAATCCCGCGGCGCCGCCCACGCTATCCGTGACCGAGAAGGACTTTTCCGAATCGAGATTGAGCTGACCGGTGACCCAGTAGCCATCGGCTGCGGCCCATGTGGTCGTGGTGCCTGCCACCGCCAGTGTGGCAGCGGTGGCCGCCGTCGCCGCATCGCCGTCGATGGCCTTGATGTCCTGCATCACGACGGATGTGCCGGAAATATTGTTGATGCGCAAGTCCTTGCCGCTTTCATTGACGATGTGCAGGCCGAAGCGCCCGCCATCGGTCTTGACCACCCTTGCCGTGAAGCCGGTTTTGCCGGCCGCGTCGTTGAAGGCCTGGGCCGCTGCATTCAATTGGTCTGCCGAACTGATTTCACCACTGCCGGTGGTTCCGCCGGTGGTGAAGGAGACGGTCGTGAAACCGGCGCCGGGAGTCGCCGCCACGGTCGGGCTGGTCGTGTCGGTCGCGAGGTAGAAGGAGTAAGTGGTGTTCTGCTGGAATGCGTTGGCGGCGGCGGCGCCGTCGTTGGCGCCCAGGATGAACTGGGTGGTGGCGCTGGCGGTGATACCCAGGGCGGCCTGATTGATCGAGGCGGCCACGTCGAAAGCCGAGGCGCCCGCGGCATAGTCGAGTACGGTGGTTCCCGTGGCCGTGTTGATGGTCAGGGTTCCTGCCGCCTGGATCGGCGATTCATTGATGTTGCCGGTGTCGGTACGTGTCAGTTGCGCATAGGCAGTCTGGCCCTTGGTCAGGTCGCCGATGCCGGTCTGCGTCGTGGCGGCGAGGGCGCCGATGCGGTAATTGCCGTAGGCATTGGTCTGGAAATTTCCCGAGGTCGCCGAAATTGTCTGGTTGGCATTGGCGCCGACCTGGAAGATGGCTGCGGTGAATGAACCATCGAGCAGGCGCTGGCCGTTGAACTCGGTGGTCGAAGCGACCCGCTGCATTTCCTGGATCAGTTGCTGGACTTCGGCGTTCAGGGCTGCGCGGTCGCCCGCCGAATTGGTCGCGTTCATCGACTGGATCGACAACTCGCGGATGCGTTGCAGGATGTCGGATGACGTCTGCAGGGCGCCTTCCGCGACCTGTGCGAGGGAAATGCCGTCGTTGGCGTTGCGCCGCGCCTGATCGAGGCCGCGCACCTGTGTGGTCATTCGCTCGGAGATCGCCAGGCCCGCCGCGTCATCCTTGGCGGAGTTGATCCGCAGGCCGGAGGATAGTCGCTGCAACGAAGTCGCCAGATCCAGTTGCGACCGGTTCAGATTCCGCTGGGCATTCAAGGATGCAACGTTGGTATTGATGACTTGTGGCATGGCGATTCTCCTGGCTGGACGATTTCCGATGCGCTTGGCGGTCTCGCGTCGAGACAACCGGGCCCGGACCTCTACTCGTTGTGGTCTTGCGTTCTACTGAGCAACCTGCGTGCCATCTTTGGCGGAAAGAATGAAATTCGTTAAAGACAGGTGTTTTTCGGTGGTTGATCCGGCTACTGCGTCCATCCGGGCAATTGCAAGGGCAATTCTTGCCGCCATCCGGCCAAGTTTTCCCGAGTTGTTGCCGCCTTCGGTCGCGAACATTTCTCGTCAGGCCGATTCCGGCTGATACACCCGGTCGGTCGCCAATTCAAGCAGCAGCGCCTTGACGCCTTGTATGGCTTCGGCGCGATGGAAGCGGGCCGAGTCGGTGGCGAACCAGCGGCGCAAGGCCTCGCGGTCGGCCACGCTCCAGTCGGCGGCGCGCGATTCCCAGTCCGCGGCGACATAGTTCGCGAAATAGGGGAGGCCGTTCTGCTCGTTGAAATGGACCGCGTCCAGAACCGGAAGCAGGTCGTCGGGGTCGTGCAGGGCGTCGGCGGTGATGAATGCCTGCTCGAGTTCGAGCCGCCCGAGCAGGGCATAAAAGCGATCGAGAGAAAATTCGATGCGACGGCCGCTGGGTAGTACGGGCATGGTGTTCTCCTTGTTGAAGAAGTACATGCTCGTCACAGCGAATACCGTGCCAGTGGCAGGTGCGAATTGTTCTCCGCCGTATCGCCAGCGCCGACTATTGCCTCGCGCTGGCCGACAGGGTGGTCAGTGCGCGGTTGCCAACCGCCGTGTTTCCAGGCTGCGCTCGTCGATCGGCAGGTGGATCAGCGCCGAGAGCACGCCGAGCAGGATGCAGATGCCCCACACCGTGTCGTAGGCGCCGGTGGCGTCGAACAGCTTGCCGCCGAGCCAGACGCCGAGGAAGCTGCCGACCTGATGGCTGAAGAACACCAGGCCCGACAGCATGCCCAGGTAGCGCACGCCGAACACCTGGGCGACGATGGCATTGGTCAGCGGCACGGTGGATAGCCAGAGCAGGCCCATCACCGCCGAGAACAGATAGACGCTGACGGGCGAGAGCGGCGCCCAGAGGAACAGCGAGATGACCACGCTGCGCGCGGCGTAGATGCCGGCCAGCACATGGCGCTTGGGCAGGCGATTGCCGAGATGGCCGGCGCTGTAGCTGCCGAACACGTTGAACAGGCCGATCAGCGCCAGCGCCGTCATGCCGACTTCGGCGCCCATGCCCTTGTCGATCAGGTAGGTGGGGAAATGCACGCCGATGAACACCACCTGGAAGCCGCAGACGAAATAACCGGCGATCAGCAGCACGAAGCTTTTCTCGCGCATGGCCTCGCCCAGTGCCTCGCGCGCCGTCTGGCCGTGTCCGGAGGCGCCCGCCACCAGGCCTTTGGTCAATGCGCCGCCGAGCGGGATGATCAGCAGGGCGGACGCGGCGAATACCAGCAGCGT comes from the Sulfuritalea hydrogenivorans sk43H genome and includes:
- a CDS encoding MFS transporter, with product MTNPSPPLAQRPLATVLTFAALIVCVAMGIRHTFGLFLTPMSMEHQWSREVFSFALALQNLLWGATQPFAGWLADRYGARRVLWSASVLYALGLLGMAYAATGTGLAATAGLMIGAAQSGCTYSVVFAAMGKLVPDAKRGWAMGVVAAAGSFGQFLMIPVASGLIGGMGWFGTLLVFAASALLIIPLGGALTKGLVAGASGHGQTAREALGEAMREKSFVLLIAGYFVCGFQVVFIGVHFPTYLIDKGMGAEVGMTALALIGLFNVFGSYSAGHLGNRLPKRHVLAGIYAARSVVISLFLWAPLSPVSVYLFSAVMGLLWLSTVPLTNAIVAQVFGVRYLGMLSGLVFFSHQVGSFLGVWLGGKLFDATGAYDTVWGICILLGVLSALIHLPIDERSLETRRLATAH
- a CDS encoding flagellin N-terminal helical domain-containing protein, whose translation is MAQVINTNIQSLNAQRNLNTSQTSLSTSLQRLSSGLRINSAKDDAAGLAIASRFTSQIRGLDQARRNANDGISLAQTAEGALSGSQDILQRMRELAVQSANETNSASDRAALQGEVANLSSELDRIAQTTQFNGRNLLDGTFTYAQFQVGANANQTITATSANFRTNNYGSYRMGAQAVLASNPEPTRGALVAGSTANTITSTVAAATRLAGDTFTINGALGSADVTYGASASARDVAALVNAKTGQTGVTANAVTEIKMGTLTAASSYSFQMTSDNASAVTIAFTTGATINADGLSAAVNAFNDKSATTGVTARVDDLGTSLVLTNASGNNMTVSTLVNTSAAYTLTAFTGANNGGITAAVVTAANAAATNVVVGELSLDSDKSFNVSGATVDEFFSAATASAQQQTVQYADVSSKDAANRSIAIIDGALANVGSQRARYGALQNRFETTVTSLQTTSENLAASRSRIQDADFAMETANLTRAQILQQAGIAMLAQANALPNQVLTLLRG
- a CDS encoding flagellin N-terminal helical domain-containing protein, producing the protein MPQVINTNVASLNAQRNLNRSQLDLATSLQRLSSGLRINSAKDDAAGLAISERMTTQVRGLDQARRNANDGISLAQVAEGALQTSSDILQRIRELSIQSMNATNSAGDRAALNAEVQQLIQEMQRVASTTEFNGQRLLDGSFTAAIFQVGANANQTISATSGNFQTNAYGNYRIGALAATTQTGIGDLTKGQTAYAQLTRTDTGNINESPIQAAGTLTINTATGTTVLDYAAGASAFDVAASINQAALGITASATTQFILGANDGAAAANAFQQNTTYSFYLATDTTSPTVAATPGAGFTTVSFTTGGTTGSGEISSADQLNAAAQAFNDAAGKTGFTARVVKTDGGRFGLHIVNESGKDLRINNISGTSVVMQDIKAIDGDAATAATAATLAVAGTTTTWAAADGYWVTGQLNLDSEKSFSVTDSVGGAAGFMTAATVSASALQEVAKADISTTYAAGRTIAMADSALAAINSQRARYGALQSRFESTIVNLQTTSENLSASRSRIRDADFAAETAVLTRNQILQQAGTAMLAQANALPNQVLSLLQR